A stretch of Lysobacter sp. K5869 DNA encodes these proteins:
- a CDS encoding helicase HerA-like domain-containing protein — protein sequence MAPTPGDTQNDILIGKAVTTPDSGQVFLHTKLGNRHGLVAGATGTGKTVTLMTLAEGFSRQGVPVFLADVKGDVAGLAVAGAANDKLQARLGEIGVTDWTPQANPVVFWDLFGKLGHPVRTTVSEMGPTLLARILELNDTQSGVLDIVFKLADDRGLLLLDLEDLRALLGLVADERKDISTSYGLVSAQSIGAIQRSLLRLEQDGGDHFFGEPALELADLMRTTPNGHGVVNVLAADSLILKPRLYSSFLLWLLSELFEQLPEVGDLDRPKLVFVFDEAHLLFDDAPAALQQRVEQVVRIIRSKGVGVYFCSQFPDDIPDNILGQLGNRVQHALRAFTPRDQKAVRTAAETFVPNPALNVAEAISKLGTGEALVSTLQDKGVPMPVERTLVAPPRCRMGAITEAERAQVRAGSPIGGKYDTAVNRESAAEMLAKRAETAAEQAQAPAAKTREQDDQEEGGFGQAVKDAVFGTKRRQGMVETMAKQTARTVGTQVGRQILRGLLGGIFGGKR from the coding sequence ATGGCCCCGACCCCCGGCGACACCCAGAACGACATCCTGATCGGCAAGGCCGTGACCACGCCCGACAGCGGGCAGGTGTTCCTGCACACCAAGCTCGGCAACCGCCACGGCCTCGTCGCCGGCGCCACCGGCACCGGCAAGACCGTCACCCTGATGACCCTGGCCGAAGGCTTCTCGCGCCAAGGCGTGCCGGTGTTCCTGGCCGACGTGAAAGGCGACGTCGCCGGCCTCGCGGTCGCCGGCGCCGCCAACGACAAGCTGCAAGCGCGCCTGGGCGAGATCGGCGTCACCGACTGGACCCCGCAGGCCAACCCGGTGGTGTTCTGGGACCTGTTCGGCAAGCTCGGCCACCCGGTGCGCACCACGGTCAGCGAAATGGGCCCGACCCTGCTCGCGCGCATCCTCGAACTCAACGACACCCAGTCCGGCGTGCTCGACATCGTGTTCAAGCTCGCCGACGACCGCGGCCTGCTGCTGCTCGACCTGGAAGACCTGCGCGCCCTGCTCGGCCTGGTCGCCGACGAGCGCAAGGACATCTCCACCAGCTACGGCCTGGTCAGCGCGCAGTCGATCGGCGCGATCCAGCGCTCGCTGCTGCGCCTGGAACAGGACGGCGGCGATCATTTCTTCGGCGAGCCGGCGCTGGAACTCGCCGACCTGATGCGCACCACCCCGAACGGCCACGGCGTGGTCAACGTGCTCGCCGCCGATTCGCTGATCCTCAAGCCGCGCCTGTACTCCAGCTTCTTGTTGTGGCTGCTGTCGGAACTGTTCGAGCAACTGCCCGAAGTCGGCGACCTCGACCGGCCCAAGCTGGTGTTCGTGTTCGACGAAGCGCACCTGCTGTTCGACGACGCGCCGGCCGCGCTGCAGCAGCGGGTCGAGCAAGTGGTGCGGATCATCCGCTCCAAGGGCGTGGGCGTGTACTTCTGCTCGCAGTTCCCCGACGACATCCCCGACAACATCCTCGGCCAGCTCGGCAACCGCGTGCAGCACGCGCTGCGCGCGTTCACCCCGCGCGATCAAAAAGCGGTGCGCACCGCGGCCGAAACCTTCGTGCCGAACCCGGCCTTGAACGTCGCCGAGGCGATTTCCAAGCTCGGTACCGGCGAAGCGCTGGTGTCGACCTTGCAGGACAAGGGCGTGCCGATGCCGGTCGAACGCACCCTGGTGGCACCGCCGCGCTGCCGCATGGGCGCGATCACCGAGGCCGAACGCGCCCAGGTCCGCGCCGGCAGCCCGATCGGCGGCAAGTACGACACCGCGGTCAACCGCGAATCGGCCGCCGAAATGTTGGCCAAGCGCGCCGAAACCGCGGCCGAGCAGGCGCAGGCGCCGGCGGCCAAGACCCGCGAGCAGGACGATCAGGAAGAAGGCGGCTTCGGTCAGGCGGTCAAGGACGCGGTGTTCGGCACCAAGCGCCGCCAAGGCATGGTCGAGACCATGGCCAAGCAGACCGCGCGCACGGTCGGCACTCAGGTCGGGCGGCAGATTCTGCGCGGCTTGCTGGGCGGCATCTTCGGCGGCAAGCGCTGA
- the greB gene encoding transcription elongation factor GreB encodes MGRWRPPAEHSTALITREGHARLKHELDELWRVRRPEVVKALAAAAAEGDRSENAEYTYRKKQLGEIDRRVRYLSKRLPLLRVIESTPSDPHSVFFGAWVEVEDVASGELARYRIVGPDETDAKLGHISIDSPLARAMLKRRVDDEFEAVLPAGPARFAIVEVSYAPPKA; translated from the coding sequence ATGGGCCGTTGGCGCCCGCCCGCCGAACACAGCACCGCGCTGATCACGCGCGAGGGCCACGCGCGCCTGAAGCACGAGCTCGACGAGCTGTGGCGGGTGCGCCGCCCGGAGGTGGTCAAGGCCTTGGCCGCGGCCGCCGCCGAAGGCGACCGCTCGGAAAACGCCGAGTACACCTACCGCAAGAAGCAGTTGGGCGAGATCGACCGGCGCGTGCGCTACCTCAGCAAGCGCTTGCCGCTGCTGCGGGTGATCGAATCCACGCCCAGCGATCCGCACTCGGTGTTCTTCGGCGCCTGGGTCGAAGTCGAGGACGTGGCCAGCGGCGAACTCGCGCGCTACCGCATCGTCGGGCCGGACGAGACCGACGCCAAGCTCGGCCACATCAGCATCGATTCGCCGCTGGCGCGGGCCATGCTCAAGCGCCGCGTCGACGACGAGTTCGAGGCGGTGCTGCCGGCGGGGCCGGCGCGGTTCGCCATCGTCGAAGTGTCTTACGCGCCGCCGAAGGCGTGA
- a CDS encoding FKBP-type peptidyl-prolyl cis-trans isomerase, which translates to MHGRIAQFQTIDERVGTGAVAQSGQEVIVQYTGWFYDETAANKRGSKFDSSYDRNGRPFSFLLGAGRVIRGWDDGVAGMRVGGKRVLMIPSDLAYGRDGAGGGAIPPDASLVFEVELIGVEAR; encoded by the coding sequence ATGCACGGCCGCATCGCCCAGTTCCAGACCATCGACGAGCGGGTCGGCACCGGCGCGGTCGCGCAGTCGGGCCAGGAAGTGATCGTGCAGTACACCGGCTGGTTCTACGACGAAACCGCGGCCAACAAGCGCGGCAGCAAGTTCGACAGCTCCTACGACCGCAACGGCCGGCCTTTCAGCTTCCTGCTCGGCGCCGGCCGGGTGATCCGCGGCTGGGACGATGGCGTGGCCGGCATGCGCGTGGGCGGCAAGCGGGTGCTGATGATTCCTTCCGACCTGGCCTACGGCCGCGACGGCGCCGGCGGCGGCGCGATTCCGCCGGACGCGTCGCTGGTGTTCGAAGTGGAGCTGATCGGGGTCGAGGCGCGCTGA
- a CDS encoding copper resistance protein NlpE gives MNRKLLALACLAALALSACNKPAEPAPAPADAPKAAEPAAPAPAEPAPAPAAEAAPAAFDAAAFAGTFSGTLPCADCSGIDTKLELKADGSYGLDESYQGKKDGTFKGDGTWTAEENGKRVRLDPNSKSDDDRLFEIVSKDEIRQLDQEGKAIDSQLNYSLKRAAAAH, from the coding sequence GTGAATCGCAAACTGCTCGCCCTCGCCTGCCTCGCCGCGCTCGCGCTGAGCGCTTGCAACAAGCCCGCCGAACCGGCGCCGGCTCCGGCCGATGCGCCCAAGGCCGCCGAACCGGCCGCGCCGGCGCCCGCCGAGCCCGCGCCGGCCCCCGCCGCCGAAGCCGCGCCCGCCGCGTTCGACGCCGCCGCCTTCGCCGGCACCTTCAGCGGCACCCTGCCCTGCGCCGACTGCAGCGGCATCGACACCAAGCTCGAACTCAAGGCCGACGGCAGCTACGGCCTGGACGAGAGCTACCAGGGCAAGAAGGACGGCACGTTCAAGGGCGACGGCACTTGGACCGCGGAAGAGAACGGCAAGCGCGTGCGCCTGGACCCGAACAGCAAGAGCGACGACGACCGCCTGTTCGAGATCGTGTCCAAGGACGAGATCCGCCAGCTCGACCAGGAAGGCAAGGCGATCGACTCGCAGCTCAACTACAGCCTCAAGCGCGCCGCCGCGGCCCACTAA
- a CDS encoding transglycosylase SLT domain-containing protein encodes MPAHSRPARAARASAGFRRAVAPLAAALALCSLSPQAAALSKRDQAAVDALTQRMQSAEARYQSALVKIRNADPTGRQDSDAALEDMEDVIAACLKQKGCAPTTMLAGYKRLLKANADSVANTDEEADDAGQLDSDSLAADVPEAARAAALLSDDGQRFVKMVQYNPAVQAGIRRWLTDLRGPLMQSYDNYQYMRGLMWPEFQRAGLPEALLFGIMAKESNGRVHSTSRVGAAGPLQFMFATGKRFGLGDDGSGFDTRYDPKQSAQAAAEYLNERLGQLNNSIELSLAAYNGGEGRALRINNASGGRNFWDESVYNQFPAETRDYVPMVVAAAWLFLHPREYGLNFPKVDSKLAQLRLSRPSSIYELTICMGGSGSRDGYMRALRNLNPRYQADAYLSVGTTLTATTRMVSLYNRWCVQGKRADLARTLVASDANNAIVRTGPLTVLPVQSAGEDGTVAYAGTTAAAVPVTVATGRPAPAPKPEPKKKAAPKDYKIQRGDTLTDVARKFSCDTRALAKANGLKAPRYAVKPGQRIKLSGCGD; translated from the coding sequence ATGCCCGCTCATTCACGTCCCGCCCGCGCCGCGCGCGCCTCGGCCGGCTTCCGCAGGGCGGTCGCGCCGCTCGCCGCCGCGCTCGCGCTGTGCAGTCTCTCGCCGCAGGCCGCGGCGCTGTCCAAGCGCGATCAGGCCGCGGTCGACGCGCTGACCCAGCGCATGCAGTCGGCCGAAGCCCGCTACCAATCGGCCCTGGTCAAGATCCGCAACGCCGACCCGACCGGCCGCCAAGACAGCGACGCCGCGCTGGAGGACATGGAGGACGTGATCGCCGCCTGCCTCAAGCAGAAGGGCTGCGCGCCGACCACGATGCTGGCCGGCTACAAGCGCCTGCTCAAGGCCAACGCCGATTCGGTCGCCAACACCGACGAGGAGGCCGACGACGCCGGCCAGCTCGACAGCGACAGCCTCGCCGCCGACGTGCCCGAAGCCGCGCGCGCCGCCGCGCTGCTCAGCGACGACGGCCAGCGTTTCGTCAAGATGGTGCAGTACAACCCGGCCGTGCAGGCCGGCATCCGCCGCTGGCTGACCGATCTGCGCGGCCCGCTGATGCAGAGCTACGACAACTATCAGTACATGCGCGGGCTGATGTGGCCGGAATTCCAGCGCGCCGGCCTGCCCGAGGCGCTGCTGTTCGGGATCATGGCCAAGGAATCCAACGGCCGCGTGCATTCGACCTCGCGCGTCGGCGCCGCCGGCCCGCTGCAGTTCATGTTCGCCACCGGCAAGCGTTTCGGCCTGGGCGACGACGGTTCGGGCTTCGACACCCGCTACGATCCCAAGCAGTCCGCGCAGGCCGCGGCCGAGTACTTGAACGAACGCCTGGGCCAGCTCAACAACTCCATCGAGCTGTCGCTGGCCGCCTACAACGGCGGCGAAGGCCGCGCGCTGCGGATCAACAACGCCTCGGGCGGGCGCAATTTCTGGGACGAGTCGGTCTACAACCAGTTCCCGGCCGAAACCCGCGACTACGTGCCGATGGTGGTCGCCGCGGCGTGGCTGTTCCTGCACCCGCGCGAGTACGGCCTGAACTTCCCCAAGGTCGACAGCAAGCTCGCGCAGCTGCGCCTGAGCCGGCCGAGCTCGATCTACGAGCTGACCATCTGCATGGGCGGCAGCGGCAGCCGCGACGGCTACATGCGCGCGCTGCGCAACCTCAACCCGCGCTATCAGGCCGACGCCTACCTCTCCGTCGGCACCACGCTGACCGCGACCACGCGCATGGTCAGCCTGTACAACCGGTGGTGCGTGCAGGGCAAGCGCGCCGATCTGGCGCGCACGCTGGTGGCGAGCGACGCGAACAACGCGATCGTGCGCACCGGCCCGCTGACCGTGCTGCCGGTGCAGAGCGCGGGCGAGGACGGCACGGTCGCTTATGCGGGCACCACCGCCGCGGCGGTGCCGGTCACCGTCGCCACCGGCCGTCCCGCGCCGGCGCCGAAGCCCGAACCGAAGAAGAAGGCCGCGCCGAAGGACTACAAGATCCAGCGCGGCGACACCCTGACCGACGTGGCGCGCAAGTTCTCTTGCGACACCCGCGCGCTGGCCAAGGCCAACGGGCTGAAGGCGCCGCGCTATGCGGTCAAGCCGGGGCAGCGGATCAAGCTGAGCGGTTGCGGCGACTGA
- a CDS encoding metalloregulator ArsR/SmtB family transcription factor, with protein MVDYSSQRLDAVFQALADPTRRAMLRQLAGGERNVGELASPHDMTLAAASKHIKALERAGLVRREVRGRIHVCRLDAEPLHGGFEWLRHYERFWNHRLDDLEALLRAEDDAKREAEPPAKPAKKKPASPRPPRRKPRS; from the coding sequence ATGGTTGACTATTCCTCCCAACGGCTAGACGCCGTCTTCCAAGCCCTCGCCGACCCCACCCGCCGCGCGATGCTGCGCCAACTCGCCGGCGGCGAACGCAACGTCGGCGAGCTCGCCAGCCCGCACGACATGACCCTGGCCGCCGCCTCCAAACACATCAAGGCGCTCGAACGCGCCGGTCTGGTGCGGCGCGAGGTGCGCGGGCGCATCCACGTCTGCCGGCTCGACGCCGAACCGCTGCACGGCGGCTTCGAGTGGCTGCGCCATTACGAACGCTTCTGGAACCACCGCCTCGACGACCTCGAAGCGCTGCTGCGCGCCGAGGACGACGCCAAGCGCGAGGCCGAACCACCCGCCAAGCCGGCGAAAAAGAAACCCGCCTCCCCCCGCCCCCCGCGGCGCAAGCCGCGCAGTTGA
- a CDS encoding site-2 protease family protein — translation MSAAADSDRSGEPARAAAPAPPRWRDLSPGWLRACRFVAVWAGAAIFVVGAIAFLAISSHPRFNFALTLSLVVIPGFVLAVAVHEGGHWLAARWRGMAVQSAVVLWCELQPRRRGLRARWTHFGGGWKEVGGFVSAYPPPGRNRREDWIWVYLGGAAANLVAAAAFACAAWAVGRSSMQVVWLLLALLQLVGALNLIPCLTVGGIANDGLSVARLLRNRLQDLPGMTLLEMNSHLVHGTAFADLPPGLRERLAAEPEPTPLLCEWLDVYAALERDDGEQAQAAFERLCEREDAAALADLLAIAQADIAFQWALREPDAARAAAGIDALASSSSGFWYVPQFAPRLRALAAALRGDGANMESLLRISQRYADNDPWPTRRAAEAQARDAVRAAFAARGDSPAHQETS, via the coding sequence TTGAGCGCCGCCGCCGATTCCGACCGCTCCGGCGAACCGGCGCGGGCCGCCGCGCCCGCGCCGCCGCGGTGGCGCGACCTGTCGCCGGGCTGGCTGCGCGCGTGCCGGTTCGTCGCGGTGTGGGCCGGCGCGGCGATCTTCGTCGTCGGCGCCATTGCGTTCCTGGCGATCAGCTCGCATCCGCGCTTCAATTTCGCACTGACGTTGTCGCTGGTGGTGATTCCCGGGTTCGTGCTGGCAGTGGCCGTGCACGAAGGCGGGCATTGGCTGGCCGCGCGCTGGCGCGGCATGGCGGTGCAAAGCGCGGTGGTGCTGTGGTGCGAATTGCAGCCGCGGCGACGCGGGCTGCGCGCCCGATGGACGCACTTCGGCGGCGGCTGGAAGGAAGTCGGCGGTTTCGTCTCGGCGTATCCGCCGCCCGGGCGCAACCGGCGCGAGGACTGGATCTGGGTCTACCTCGGCGGCGCGGCGGCGAATCTGGTCGCGGCCGCGGCGTTCGCGTGCGCGGCCTGGGCCGTTGGCCGTTCGTCGATGCAGGTGGTCTGGCTGCTGCTGGCGTTGCTGCAACTGGTCGGCGCGCTCAATCTGATCCCGTGCCTGACCGTCGGCGGCATCGCCAACGACGGGCTCAGCGTGGCGCGGCTGTTACGCAACCGCCTTCAGGACTTGCCCGGCATGACGTTGCTGGAAATGAATTCGCATCTGGTCCACGGCACGGCGTTCGCCGATCTGCCGCCCGGGCTGCGCGAGCGATTGGCCGCCGAGCCCGAGCCGACGCCGCTGTTGTGCGAGTGGCTGGACGTGTATGCCGCGCTGGAACGCGACGACGGCGAGCAGGCGCAAGCCGCGTTCGAGCGTTTGTGCGAACGCGAAGACGCGGCGGCGCTGGCCGATCTGCTGGCGATCGCCCAGGCCGATATCGCGTTCCAATGGGCGCTGCGCGAACCCGACGCCGCGCGCGCCGCGGCGGGCATCGACGCATTGGCTTCGTCGTCGAGCGGCTTTTGGTACGTACCGCAGTTCGCGCCGCGCTTGCGCGCCTTGGCCGCGGCTTTGCGCGGCGACGGCGCGAACATGGAATCGCTGCTGCGAATCTCGCAGCGTTATGCCGACAACGACCCGTGGCCGACGCGCCGCGCCGCGGAAGCGCAAGCGCGCGACGCGGTGCGCGCGGCGTTCGCGGCCCGAGGCGACTCGCCGGCGCATCAGGAGACGTCATGA
- a CDS encoding LLM class flavin-dependent oxidoreductase, which translates to MLPYSVLDLAPVTQGSDTRQAFANSLDLARHAEALGYTRYWLAEHHNMPGIASAATAVLIGHLAGGTSTLRVGAGGIMLPNHAPLQVAEQFGTLASLYPGRIDLGLGRAPGTDHATARALRRYYDGADSFPQDVAELLHYFEPAQPQQAVRAVPGAGLDVPVWLLGSSLFSARLSAQLGLPFAFASHFAPDAMDEALTLYRRDFQPSARLRAPHAMLALNVVAAPSGAEAKRLFTTQQQAFVNLRRGRPGLIPPPIDDIEAFWTPLEKAGVAQALACAVVGDPGEVADGIAAFVARHRPDELMVTANIFDHAARLRSFELAARALQSLGA; encoded by the coding sequence ATGCTGCCGTACTCCGTCCTCGACCTCGCCCCCGTCACCCAGGGCAGCGACACCCGCCAGGCCTTCGCCAACAGCCTGGATCTCGCCCGCCACGCCGAAGCGCTCGGCTACACCCGTTACTGGCTGGCCGAACACCACAACATGCCCGGCATCGCCAGCGCCGCGACCGCGGTGCTGATCGGCCATCTCGCCGGCGGCACCTCGACCCTCCGCGTCGGCGCCGGCGGCATCATGCTGCCCAACCACGCGCCGCTGCAGGTGGCCGAGCAGTTCGGCACCCTGGCTTCGCTGTATCCCGGCCGCATCGACCTGGGCCTGGGCCGCGCGCCCGGCACCGACCACGCCACCGCGCGCGCGCTGCGCCGCTACTACGACGGCGCCGACAGCTTCCCGCAGGACGTGGCCGAACTGCTGCATTACTTCGAGCCGGCGCAGCCGCAGCAAGCGGTGCGCGCGGTGCCCGGCGCCGGATTGGACGTGCCGGTGTGGCTGTTGGGTTCGAGCTTGTTCAGCGCGCGGCTGTCGGCGCAGCTGGGCTTGCCGTTCGCGTTCGCCTCGCACTTCGCGCCCGATGCGATGGACGAGGCGCTGACGCTCTATCGCCGCGATTTCCAGCCCTCCGCGCGCCTGCGGGCGCCGCACGCGATGCTGGCCTTGAACGTGGTGGCCGCGCCGAGCGGCGCCGAAGCCAAGCGCTTGTTCACCACCCAGCAGCAGGCCTTCGTCAATCTGCGCCGCGGCCGGCCGGGGCTGATCCCGCCGCCGATCGACGACATCGAAGCGTTCTGGACGCCGCTGGAAAAAGCCGGTGTCGCCCAGGCGCTGGCTTGCGCGGTGGTCGGCGATCCGGGCGAAGTCGCCGACGGCATCGCTGCGTTCGTGGCCCGGCATCGGCCGGACGAATTGATGGTGACCGCGAACATCTTCGACCACGCCGCGCGGCTGCGCTCGTTCGAGCTGGCGGCGCGGGCGTTGCAGTCGCTGGGCGCTTGA
- a CDS encoding helix-turn-helix domain-containing protein has translation MNDSAPVGELLRQWRQRRRLTQFDLAEMAEISTRHVSFIETGRSLPSRAMLLRLADRLDVPLRERNALMTAAGLAPIYAERPLDHPAMREAYAAVELVLYAHEPHPALAVDRHWNLIQHNRALAPMLAGVADHLLARPSNVLRAALHPEGMAPNILNLGEWRAHILHRLRHQIETSRDPVLEALYAELEAYPAPDDFDPNELTGAAHVAVPCRMRTAFGDLSFISTTTVFGTPMDVTLAELAIESFFPADAATARAMREFGASLAPSAGAG, from the coding sequence ATGAACGATTCCGCTCCCGTGGGCGAACTGTTGCGCCAATGGCGCCAGCGCCGCCGTCTGACCCAGTTCGATCTGGCCGAGATGGCCGAGATCTCCACCCGCCACGTCAGCTTCATCGAAACCGGCCGCTCGCTGCCGAGCCGGGCCATGCTGCTGCGCCTCGCCGACCGTCTCGACGTGCCGCTGCGCGAACGCAACGCGCTGATGACCGCGGCCGGACTGGCGCCGATCTACGCCGAACGCCCGCTCGACCATCCCGCGATGCGCGAAGCCTATGCCGCGGTCGAACTGGTGCTGTACGCGCACGAACCGCATCCCGCGCTGGCCGTGGACCGGCACTGGAACCTGATCCAACACAACCGCGCGCTCGCGCCGATGCTGGCGGGCGTGGCCGACCACCTGCTCGCGCGCCCGTCCAACGTGCTGCGCGCGGCGCTGCACCCCGAGGGCATGGCGCCGAACATCCTCAACCTGGGCGAATGGCGCGCGCACATCCTGCACCGCCTGCGCCATCAGATCGAAACCAGCCGCGATCCGGTGCTGGAAGCGCTCTACGCCGAACTGGAGGCCTATCCCGCCCCTGACGACTTCGACCCGAACGAACTCACCGGCGCCGCGCACGTCGCGGTGCCGTGCCGGATGCGCACCGCGTTCGGCGACTTGTCCTTCATCAGCACCACGACCGTGTTCGGCACGCCGATGGATGTGACCTTGGCGGAATTGGCGATCGAATCGTTTTTTCCGGCGGACGCGGCGACGGCGCGGGCGATGCGCGAGTTCGGGGCGAGTTTGGCGCCGTCGGCTGGGGCTGGGTAA
- a CDS encoding SRPBCC family protein → MNLPVNDAFGVLTAPDSVRIERLLPGPIERVWAYLTESDKRGRWLAAGEMDLRVGGAVELNFDNNRLTRNDIPPPAKYASDCVNTMRGRITAIEPPHRLSYTWNEDSGSKSVVSFELSEQGEQVRLIVEHRHLSNRNGLVSVSGGWHAHLGLLIDVLSQRESEGFWRTHGRLEAEYERLIPQA, encoded by the coding sequence ATGAATCTGCCCGTCAACGACGCCTTCGGCGTCCTCACCGCTCCCGACTCCGTGCGCATCGAGCGCCTGTTGCCCGGCCCGATCGAACGCGTCTGGGCCTATCTCACCGAATCCGACAAGCGCGGGCGCTGGCTGGCCGCAGGCGAGATGGATCTGCGCGTCGGCGGCGCGGTCGAACTCAATTTCGACAACAACCGCCTCACCCGCAACGACATTCCGCCGCCGGCCAAGTACGCCAGCGACTGCGTCAACACCATGCGCGGCCGCATCACCGCGATCGAACCGCCGCATCGGCTGAGCTACACCTGGAACGAAGACTCCGGCAGCAAGTCGGTGGTGAGCTTCGAGCTGAGCGAACAAGGCGAGCAGGTGCGGCTGATCGTCGAGCATCGCCACCTGTCCAACCGCAACGGGCTGGTCAGCGTCTCCGGCGGCTGGCACGCGCATCTGGGCTTGCTGATCGACGTGCTGTCGCAGCGCGAATCCGAAGGCTTCTGGCGCACCCACGGCCGCCTGGAAGCCGAGTACGAGCGGCTCATCCCGCAAGCCTGA